Proteins co-encoded in one Natronorubrum daqingense genomic window:
- a CDS encoding MATE family efflux transporter, giving the protein MSTPSDRSVNVTDGELFKPLMVLSAPIVASQVLNVGYNLADTYWVGRLGSDAIAALSYSWAVVFLMISVGGGLTVAGTVLIAQNKGAGNIATASHLAGQTLSFVTVVALAFAAVGYLLTPWLMRMVGAEPGAADYSYAVSYTRIMFVGIVFMFWFFIFDALSRGWGDTRTPLYLMAISVALNVIIDPFLILGFDGNPLFGWVGAGGLESTLYAATGFDGWGVDGAAIATIFSRGIAAAIGLALLFSGRVGLEPSLSDLWLDRETVREIVDIGAPIATEQGFRAFGITVLTAIIALAGTEAVAAYGIVTRLSSLLYMPALGLARGTETVVGQNLGANQVQRAKRAVKLSSIVVVSVFTVVVAVAYTFAEPIAAVFIEAGTADADQVIEYAAAYILIAGPSYLFLGVFQILLGGIRGSGSTRAAMVLSVQELWLWRIPIATVAVVTLGMGVVGVWYAVAISYVVSTITTVAWFRRGTWTDDVVTDESPTPTPGD; this is encoded by the coding sequence ATGAGCACGCCGTCGGACCGATCGGTCAACGTGACCGACGGGGAGCTGTTCAAGCCGCTTATGGTGCTCTCCGCACCGATCGTCGCCTCGCAGGTCCTCAACGTCGGCTACAACCTCGCGGACACGTACTGGGTCGGTCGGTTAGGAAGCGACGCCATCGCGGCGCTCTCGTACTCGTGGGCGGTCGTCTTCTTGATGATCAGCGTCGGCGGCGGACTCACCGTCGCCGGGACGGTCCTCATCGCCCAGAACAAGGGGGCCGGAAATATCGCCACGGCGAGTCACCTCGCCGGCCAGACGCTCTCGTTCGTGACGGTCGTCGCGCTCGCCTTCGCCGCCGTCGGCTACCTCCTCACGCCGTGGCTCATGCGAATGGTCGGCGCCGAACCCGGCGCTGCCGACTACTCCTACGCGGTCAGTTACACCCGGATCATGTTCGTCGGCATCGTGTTCATGTTCTGGTTCTTCATCTTCGACGCCCTCTCTCGAGGCTGGGGCGACACCCGAACGCCGCTGTACCTGATGGCGATCAGCGTCGCGCTCAACGTGATCATCGACCCCTTCCTGATCCTCGGCTTCGACGGGAACCCGCTGTTCGGCTGGGTCGGTGCCGGCGGCCTCGAGTCGACGCTGTACGCCGCGACCGGCTTCGACGGCTGGGGCGTCGACGGCGCTGCCATCGCGACGATCTTCTCTCGAGGAATCGCCGCGGCTATCGGCCTCGCGCTGTTGTTCTCAGGGCGCGTCGGCCTCGAGCCCTCGCTGTCCGATCTGTGGCTCGATCGCGAGACGGTTCGAGAGATCGTCGACATCGGCGCGCCCATCGCGACCGAACAGGGCTTTCGTGCCTTCGGCATCACGGTCCTGACGGCGATCATCGCGCTCGCGGGGACGGAAGCTGTCGCGGCCTACGGGATCGTCACGCGGCTCTCCTCGCTGCTCTACATGCCCGCGCTGGGGCTCGCCCGCGGGACGGAGACGGTCGTCGGCCAGAATCTGGGGGCCAATCAGGTCCAGCGGGCCAAACGGGCCGTCAAGCTCAGCTCCATCGTGGTCGTCTCGGTCTTTACAGTCGTCGTCGCCGTCGCATACACCTTCGCCGAGCCGATCGCCGCGGTCTTCATCGAGGCGGGAACGGCGGACGCCGATCAGGTAATCGAGTACGCCGCGGCGTACATCCTCATCGCCGGGCCGTCGTACCTCTTTCTCGGCGTCTTCCAGATCCTGTTAGGCGGGATTCGCGGCAGCGGTTCCACGCGAGCGGCGATGGTGTTATCGGTCCAGGAGCTGTGGCTCTGGCGCATCCCGATCGCTACCGTCGCCGTCGTCACCCTCGGCATGGGCGTCGTCGGCGTCTGGTACGCCGTCGCCATCTCCTACGTGGTGTCGACGATCACCACCGTCGCGTGGTTCCGCAGAGGCACGTGGACCGACGACGTCGTGACCGACGAGTCGCCCACCCCAACACCAGGTGATTGA
- a CDS encoding MBL fold metallo-hydrolase, with the protein MDIRFLGGVGEVGRSAILVNDRLLLDYGMKTENPPQFPLDVDPEGVVVSHGHLDHVGAIPSILSGDARPPIHWTPPTREFALTLARDTLKLHGGTLQCPFTETDVQRVTQVSRTHGYREPFAVAGHEVTFYNAGHIPGSAHVLVDDGDTRLLYTGDFHTDAQQLVSPTTERPPADVVICESTYSDVDHDPRDAVEDRFVESVETTLWEGGTVVVPAFAIGRTQELMLVCAAHDIPCYVDGMGTDVTEMLRRYPDYVRDSDDFRRAVSHARFVTGRDGQRKRIVDQRAAIITTSGMLSGGPAMTYIPEIRANPTNKITMTGYQVEGSPGRDLLETGSAELDGRIMPVSAQVEQYDFSAHADRAGLLEFLTSYPDSEVLVNHGDRCDAFAAELREDGFDSSAPELGETVTV; encoded by the coding sequence ATGGATATCCGGTTTCTGGGCGGCGTCGGAGAGGTCGGGCGCAGCGCGATTCTCGTCAACGATCGACTGTTGCTCGACTACGGGATGAAGACGGAGAACCCGCCGCAGTTTCCACTCGACGTCGATCCCGAGGGCGTCGTCGTGAGCCACGGCCACCTCGACCACGTCGGCGCGATTCCCTCGATTCTCAGCGGCGACGCTCGGCCGCCGATCCACTGGACTCCGCCGACCCGCGAGTTCGCCCTGACGCTCGCTCGAGACACGCTCAAACTCCACGGCGGCACCCTCCAGTGTCCGTTCACCGAGACGGACGTCCAGCGGGTCACGCAGGTATCGCGAACGCACGGCTACCGCGAACCGTTCGCAGTCGCCGGCCACGAGGTCACGTTCTACAACGCGGGGCACATTCCCGGCAGCGCGCACGTGCTCGTCGACGACGGCGACACCCGCCTCCTCTACACGGGCGACTTCCACACCGACGCCCAGCAACTGGTCTCGCCCACGACCGAACGGCCGCCTGCCGACGTCGTCATCTGCGAAAGTACTTATTCAGACGTCGACCACGACCCTCGAGACGCCGTCGAAGACCGGTTCGTCGAGAGCGTCGAGACCACGCTCTGGGAGGGTGGCACGGTCGTCGTCCCCGCCTTCGCGATCGGTCGCACGCAAGAACTGATGCTCGTCTGTGCAGCCCACGACATCCCCTGTTACGTCGACGGCATGGGCACGGACGTAACCGAGATGCTCAGACGCTACCCCGACTACGTCCGGGATTCGGACGATTTCCGACGGGCCGTCTCCCACGCCCGATTCGTGACCGGCCGAGACGGACAGCGAAAACGAATCGTCGACCAGCGGGCCGCAATCATCACCACCAGCGGGATGCTTTCGGGAGGCCCCGCGATGACCTACATCCCCGAAATCCGGGCGAATCCGACGAACAAAATCACCATGACGGGCTACCAGGTCGAAGGGAGCCCCGGTCGCGACCTCCTCGAGACCGGCAGCGCCGAACTCGACGGCCGAATCATGCCCGTCAGCGCGCAGGTCGAACAGTACGACTTCTCGGCCCACGCGGATCGAGCGGGCCTGCTCGAGTTCCTCACGTCCTACCCCGACAGCGAGGTCCTCGTCAACCACGGCGACCGATGCGACGCGTTCGCGGCGGAATTACGCGAGGACGGCTTCGACTCGAGTGCGCCCGAACTGGGCGAAACCGTGACGGTGTGA
- a CDS encoding MFS transporter, with protein sequence MTDGMENRRRAYGLVAFGAVSYTCLMFIWFSLPAYLPVIIDEVGLSSTQAGVLTGAIPLMYIPIALFSGIAVDRIGPGRSLAAGILIYGIGQITRSVAPDFPSLLATTLLIGVGATAITFGLPKLVGVLFPPDETGRPSAIYLVGASAGSALVFAVGRPILGPWLGGWRPLFFWSGVVAVGYGLAWLFVSHRARVDAQMETNDSFSLESVVADLRLVLSHRELQLVVVIGTMYLLLNHGLQGWLPTLLESRGLSPGLAGQATSLLIAAYVVGVLAVPELADRFELRRPALMACGSVAFVGMLGVIAGDTGALVVLGIVVTGLGVGGVSPLVRAIPPDLEGIGARLTGTAVGFIFAVGEIGGFFGPMLIGVLHDATGSFVPGLMLLAAGTLVVVLAGAGLQYLDD encoded by the coding sequence ATGACCGACGGGATGGAGAACCGACGACGCGCCTACGGCCTCGTCGCCTTCGGGGCGGTGAGCTACACCTGCTTGATGTTCATCTGGTTCTCGCTGCCGGCGTACTTGCCCGTCATCATCGACGAGGTCGGGCTCTCGAGCACGCAGGCCGGCGTCCTGACGGGGGCGATCCCGCTCATGTACATCCCGATCGCGCTGTTCTCGGGGATCGCCGTCGACCGAATCGGCCCCGGTCGGAGCCTCGCAGCCGGGATTTTGATCTACGGGATCGGCCAGATCACCCGTAGCGTCGCGCCAGACTTTCCGTCGCTGCTCGCGACGACGCTCCTGATCGGCGTCGGCGCGACCGCGATCACCTTCGGCCTGCCGAAACTGGTGGGCGTCCTGTTCCCGCCCGACGAGACCGGTCGCCCGTCCGCGATCTACCTCGTCGGTGCCTCCGCGGGCTCGGCGCTCGTCTTCGCCGTCGGCCGGCCGATTCTGGGGCCGTGGCTCGGCGGCTGGCGACCACTGTTCTTCTGGAGCGGCGTCGTCGCCGTCGGCTACGGCCTCGCGTGGCTGTTCGTCAGCCACAGGGCTCGAGTCGACGCGCAGATGGAGACCAACGATTCGTTCTCCCTCGAGTCGGTCGTCGCGGACCTGCGGCTGGTGCTCTCCCACCGGGAACTCCAGCTCGTGGTCGTCATCGGCACGATGTACCTCCTGCTCAATCACGGCCTGCAGGGGTGGCTCCCGACGCTGCTCGAGTCCCGCGGGCTCTCGCCGGGACTGGCCGGACAGGCGACGAGTTTGCTGATCGCCGCGTACGTCGTCGGCGTCCTCGCGGTGCCCGAACTCGCCGACCGATTCGAGCTTCGCCGGCCGGCGCTGATGGCCTGTGGTTCCGTCGCGTTCGTCGGCATGCTGGGCGTGATCGCCGGCGACACCGGCGCGCTGGTCGTCCTCGGGATCGTCGTCACCGGCCTCGGCGTCGGCGGCGTCTCCCCGCTCGTCCGGGCGATCCCGCCGGATCTCGAGGGGATCGGCGCGCGACTTACGGGGACCGCGGTGGGATTCATCTTCGCCGTCGGCGAGATCGGCGGCTTCTTCGGCCCGATGCTCATCGGCGTGCTCCACGACGCGACCGGCTCGTTCGTCCCCGGATTGATGCTGCTCGCGGCGGGGACGCTGGTGGTGGTGCTCGCCGGCGCTGGATTGCAGTATCTAGACGACTGA